In the Mya arenaria isolate MELC-2E11 chromosome 11, ASM2691426v1 genome, one interval contains:
- the LOC128209964 gene encoding uncharacterized protein LOC128209964: MFLSTDQSDNLKTLMKCIQFGEEQTCKSMIAKFDLRRLNKLVRLNFPRYTDLTVTALLWAVMLRKHSIIEFLLQKGVKVNKSGSYFDVSFVYTYTPLLKAVENADLRTVDLLLAHGADPQLNVPGPLNEEEEGGSVQWKKTNSALERSQEVGINMFKKLLQYADVHREYEGKGHVCLCYAVRKYLRQDMEQDVLYPQFIIHIIQHGGTICKGRMFDGVVQCELLKALLSVSFNFKFEKDDSGLKIAELNILGQYMKVLRLILLTDYVHSSSIIYSTLKHFLKLQEKRFTCTYLNDESRLNFEWLVEHCKEPSSLMHICRSTIRKAIERFSPETCNSLPLPTKLKQYLIIDCDISIVDDDTDISLV, encoded by the coding sequence ATGTTCCTATCCACAGACCAGTCAGATAACCTTAAGACTCTTATGAAGTGTATCCAGTTTGGGGAGGaacaaacatgtaaatcaaTGATTGCAAAGTTTGATCTAAGAAGACTTAACAAGCTTGTAAGACTTAACTTTCCAAGATACACAGATTTGACCGTAACTGCACTGTTGTGGGCAGTAATGCTAAGAAAACATTCCATCATTGAATTTTTGTTGCAAAAAGGAGTGAAAGTAAACAAATCAGGGTCATACTTTGATGTAAGCTTTGTTTATACGTATACTCCACTTCTAAAAGCAGTGGAAAATGCAGACTTGCGCACTGTAGATCTTCTGCTAGCGCATGGAGCAGATCCTCAGCTCAATGTACCAGGGCCATTGAATGAAGAGGAGGAAGGGGGGAGTGTGCAATGGAAAAAAACTAACAGTGCCCTAGAAAGATCTCAGGAGGTGGGCATAAACATGTTCAAGAAGTTGCTGCAGTATGCTGATGTGCATCGGGAATATGAAGGTAAAGGACATGTGTGCCTTTGCTATGCAGTTCGCAAATATCTGAGACAGGACATGGAGCAGGATGTTCTCTACCCCCAGTTTATAATCCACATCATCCAGCATGGTGGTACCATCTGTAAAGGGAGGATGTTTGACGGTGTTGTGCAGTGTGAACTTCTGAAAGCTTTGCTGTCTGTGtcatttaatttcaagtttgaaaaagatgatTCAGGTTTGAAAATTgctgaattaaacatattagGCCAGTATATGAAAGTCCTTAGGCTTATTCTTTTGACTGATTATGTTCACAGCAGCTCCATTATTTACAGTACACTGAAACATTTTCTTAAGCTTCAGGAAAAGCGTTTCACTTGCACATACTTGAATGATGAGTCCAGGCTGAACTTTGAGTGGCTTGTAGAACATTGCAAAGAGCCTTCTAGCCTGATGCATATCTGTAGAAGTACAATCAGAAAAGCAATAGAGCGTTTCTCCCCAGAAACGTGCAATAGCCTGCCTCTACCAACAAAACTGAAGCAATATTTGATCATTGACTGTGATATTTCCATTGTTGATGATGACACTGATATATCACTGGTGTAA
- the LOC128209965 gene encoding galactose mutarotase-like, whose amino-acid sequence MTVIIKKEPFGKTQDGKEVTRFVFEGGRVTVAVLDFGCAIQSVHAPDNQGRLTDVALGYDQVQGYEKNLPYFGVVVGRVAGRIAGGRFSMDGQDYSLTINNGPNNIHGGVTGFSRRLWQSSIDGNVLKMTYNSPDGEDGFPGDVNVTVTYELSEDGSLTLEYTATSSKPCPINLTNHVYLNLSGHNSDDVFDHVAQITADTYVPVNNDLIPTGELSPVADTAVDLRQPTRLRERELAIRRGDLDVTYCVGQNGTLKLVSRISHPESGRFIDTFTTEPGLQFYTAKYMADAVGKGNKQYQPFASFCLETQHYPDSVNHSNFPNTILRPGETYRQKTIYTFGVE is encoded by the exons atgacagtaataattaaaaaagaacctTTTGGGAAAACACAGGATGGAAAAGAAGTCACAAG GTTCGTGTTCGAAGGTGGTAGGGTGACGGTGGCGGTGCTCGATTTCGGCTGTGCTATTCAGTCTGTACACGCCCCGGACAACCAGGGGCGTTTGACTGATGTCGCTCTGGGATATGACCAGGTCCAAG GATACGAAAAGAATTTACCGTATTTCGGAGTGGTGGTGGGGCGGGTTGCGGGACGGATTGCGGGCGGGAGGTTCTCCATGGATGGACAGGACTACTCTCTTACCATAAACAACGGTCCCAACAACATACACGGGGGAGTGACCGGCTTCAGTAGG CGCCTTTGGCAGAGCAGCATTGACGGAAACGTGTTGAAAATGACGTACAACAGTCCAGATGGCGAAGACGGCTTTCCTGGTGACGTTAACGTCACCGTTACATACGAGCTTAGTGAGGACGGCTCGTTAACGCTAGAATACACTGCAACGTCCAGCAAACCATGCCCGATCAATCTGACTAACCACGTCTACCTGAATCTGTCGGGACAT AACTCCGACGACGTTTTTGACCACGTTGCCCAGATTACTGCAGACACGTATGTTCCTGTCAACAACGACCTTATTCCTACAG GCGAGCTGTCGCCTGTAGCGGACACGGCGGTGGACCTGCGGCAGCCCACCCGGCTCCGGGAAAGAGAGTTGGCGATCCGACGAGGGGACCTGGACGTCACTTACTGTGTCGGTCAGAACGGCACACTTAAACTGGTGTCCAG GATAAGCCATCCTGAAAGCGGTCGGTTCATCGATACATTCACGACTGAGCCAGGCCTGCAGTTCTACACGGCCAAGTACATGGCGGACGCTGTGGGCAAGGGAAATAAGCAATACCAACCATTTGCCTCGTTCTGTCTTGAAACACAACACTACCCGGACAGTGTCAACCAC AGCAATTTTCCGAATACTATCCTTAGACCCGGAGAGACATACCGCCAAAAAACAATCTATACATTTGGCGTGGAGTAA